From Kitasatospora sp. MAP12-44:
AGATCATCGAGGGGGCCATCGAGATGTCACCAACTGGTGGAAGCCGTCATGGCAAGATCAACCAGCGGGTAGCCCTGGTGCTGCACGATTTTCTTCGTGGCAGTGGATACGCACCCGGCCAGGACTTCAATGTCATCGACGGCCTCAAGGTCTGGATCCCCGATGTTCTCGTCGGCCCTGCCGACGTCGACGAAATCGACCACCCCGATGGCCTCGGCCTCCTCGCCTCCGGCATCGGCCTCGTCGTCGAGACCGTGTCCCCCGGCGGCGACGCACGTCAGCGCGACCACGTCCGCAAGCGCCGCGCCTACGCCCAGGCGGGCATCCCGGTCTACGTGATCATCGACGACTACGACGACGGCGGTGCCGTCACCGTCCTCAGCGGCCCGGACCGGTCCCGCGGCGACTACGCCAGCTCCGTCCGCACCCCGTACGGCGCGGAGGCGCTGGTCCCCGAGGGCCCCGCCAAGGGCTTCGTGATCGGCCCGGCCATCACGGGTGACCCGCTCGACAAGCGAGCCTGAGCCTCCTCCACACAACCCCCACCCCCCGGTGTATCGCGCCGAACAGGCGTGCGTGATACTGGCTGTCGATGGAGCTTGTGAACGTGTTCACGTTCACAAGCGCGCAAGCTTGGCATGCATTGGGGCGCTTCACGGTGAACCGCACCTTTGTCTGCTATGTGTCGAATCGGACAGCGGACCGCAGGGAAGAGGCCGAAGTGGAGCTATCAGTCGCTCACGAGACCATCGCGCGATGGCAGTTCGGGGTCACCACCGTCTATCACTTCCTCTTCGTACCGCTCACCATCAGCCTCGCCGCGCTGGTGGCCGGGCTGGAGACGGCCTGGGTGCGGACGGGCAAGGAGAAGTACTTCCACGCCACCAAGTTCTGGGGCAAGCTCTTCCTGATCAACATCGCCATGGGCGTGGTGACCGGGATCGTGCAGGAGTTCCAGTTCGGGATGAACTGGTCGGACTACTCGCGCTTCGTCGGCGACGTCTTCGGTGCGCCGCTGGCGATGGAGGCGCTGATCGCGTTCTTCTTCGAGTCCACCTTCATCGGGCTGTGGATCTTCGGCTGGGACAAGCTGCCCAAGAAGATCCACTGCGCCTGCATCTGGATGGTGGCGCTCGGGACGGTCCTCTCCGCGTACTTCATCCTGGCCGCCAACTCCTGGATGCAGCACCCGTCCGGCTACACCATCGACCCGGTCACCAAGAAGGCCCAGCTCACCGACATCACCAAGGTGCTCTTCCAGGACACCACGCTCGTCGTGGTCTTCCACACGCTGACCGCGGCCTTCCTGACCGGCGCGGCCTTCATGGTCGGCATCGCCTCGTACCACCTGTGGAAGGCCAAGCGCCGGCCCGAGGCGGCGGACGGCCGCAAGACCGCCGCGATGCGCACCTCGCTGCGCGTCGGCCTGGTCCTCGCGGTGGTCGCGGGCCTGGGCACCGCGATCAGCGGTGACAGCCTCGCCAAGGTGATGTTCGAGCAGCAGCCGATGAAGATGGCCTCGGCCGAGGCGCTCTGGGACACCCAGGCCCCCGCGCCGTTCTCGATCTTCGCGGTCGGCAACGTCAACCAGGGCCACAACTCGGTCGAGTTGGAGGTCCCGGGGATACTCTCCTTCCTCGCCAAGAGCGACTTCAGCTCGCCGGTCCCCGGCATCAACGACACCGCCGCCGCCGAGGCCGCCAAGTACGGCGGCAAGCCGGCCGACTACATCCCGAACATCTTCGTGACGTACTGGGGCTTCCGCCTCATGATCGGCTTCGGGATGACCTCCTTCATGGCCGGCCTGATCGGCCTCTGGACCACCCGCCAGCGCAGGTTCCTCGCCCCCGAGTACCGCACCGCCGAGGACGAGGTGCCCCGGCTGATGCTCACCCCGCGCCGGGAGCTGAGCCCGCTGCTGACCAGGTGGAGCTGGCGGATCGGCATCCTCACCATGGGCTTCCCGCTGATCGCCAACAGCTTCGGCTGGATCTTCACCGAGATGGGCCGTCAGCCCTGGGCCGTCTTCGGCCTGATGACCACGGCCGACGCCGTCTCCCCGAACGTCAGCGTGACCACCCAGGTGATCGCCTTCTCCACCTTCACCGCGCTCTACGCGGTCCTCGCGGTGATCGAGGTCAAGCTGCTCGCCAAGTACGCCAAGGCGGGAATCGACCTCACCGAACGGCCGCCGGCCAAGGACCCGACCCTGCGCGGCCCCTCCTCGGACGAGGACGCCGACAAGCCGCTCGCCTTCGCCTACTGAGCCGGGGGGACCCACCGCCATGCAACTCCACGACATCTGGTTCGTCCTCATCGCCGTCCTCTGGATCGGCTACTTCTTCCTCGAAGGCTTCGACTTCGGGATCGGCGTGCTCACCAAGCTGCTCGCCCGGGACCGGGCCGAGCGCCGCGTCCTGATCAACACGATCGGCCCGGTCTGGGACGGCAACGAGGTCTGGCTGCTCACCGCCGGCGGCGCGACCTTCGCCGCCTTCCCCGACTGGTACGCCACCCTGTTCAGCGGCTTCTACCTCCCGCTGCTGATGATCCTGGTCTGCCTGATCGTGCGCGGCGTCGCCTTCGAGTACCGCCACAAGCGCTCCGAGGAGCGCTGGCAGCGCAGCTGGGAGCACGCGATCTTCTGGACCTCGCTGCTGCCCGCCTTCCTCTGGGGCGTGGCCTTCGCCAACATCACCCACGGCGTGGCCATCGACCAGCAGAAGAACTACACCGGCAGCTTCTGGGACCTGCTGAACCCGTACGCGCTGCTCGGCGGCCTGGTCACGCTCAGCCTCTTCACCTTCCACGGCGCGGTCTTCGCCGCGCTGAAGACGGTCGGCGACATCCGCAGCCGGGCCCGCGCGCTGGCGCTGCGGCTCGGCCTCCTGACGGCGTTCCTCGCGCTGGCCTTCCTGACCTGGACCCAGCTGCACCACGGCACCGGCTGGAGCCTGGCCGCCCTCGCCGTCGCCGTACTGGCCCTGCTCGGCGCCCTGGTGGCCAACCAACTGGCCCGCGAGGGCTGGGCGTTCGTCCTGTCGGGGCTGACCATCGTGGCCGCCGTCGCGATGTTCTTCCTCTCGCTGTTCCCGGACGTGATGCCCTCCACGCTGGACCCGGCCTTCAGCCTCACCGTCACCAACGCCTCCTCCTCCCCCTACACGCTGAAGCTGATGACGATCGTCGCCGCGGTCTTCACCCCCCTCGTCCTGCTCTACCAGGGCTGGACGTACTGGGTGTTCCGCAAGCGGATCGGCGTCCAGCACATCCCGTCCGGCGAGCACACCGAGCCCGTCGAACCCGCCGCACCGGTGACCGGAGCCTGAGATGAAGCCCGTCGACCCCCGGTTGCTCAGCTACGCCCGGACCACCCGGGCCTTCCTGGCCGGCTCCGTGCTGCTCGGTGCGCTGGGCGCGGTGCTGGTGCTCTGCCAGGCCACCCTGATAGCCGAGATCACCGTCCGCTGCTTCCAGCACGGCCAGGGGATCGACCAACTCCGCACGCCGCTACTGCTGCTCGCCGCCACCGCGGTCGGCCGGGCCGCGGTGGCCTGGCTGACCGAGCTGACGGCCCATCGCTCGGTGGCCCGGGTCAAGTCGGTGCTGCGCCGGCGGCTGCTCGACCACGCCACCGCGCTCGGCCCGGGCTACCTCTCCAGCCGCCGCACCGGCGAACTCACCACCCTCGCCACCCGCGGCGTCGACGCCCTCGACGACTACTTCGCCCGCTACCTCCCGCAGCTGGCGCTCGCCGTGGCGGTGCCGGTGGTGCTGCTGGCCCGGATCCTCGGCGCGGACTGGATCTCGGCGGCGATCATCGCCGGCACCCTCCCGCTGATCCCGGGCTTCATGATCCTGATCGGCCTGGCCACCCAGTCCCGGATGGACAGCCAGTGGCAGGCCCTGTCCCGCCTCTCGCACCACTTCCTGGACGTGGTCGGCGGCCTGCCCACGCTGAAGATCTTCAACCGCGCCAAGGCGCAGGCGGAGACCATCGCCAGGATCACCGACGAGTACCGCCGGGCCACCCTGCGCACGCTGCGGATCGCCTTCGTCTCCTCCTTCGCGCTGGAACTGCTCTCCACCATCTCGGTCGCGCTGGTCGCGGTCTCCATCGGCTTCCGCCTGGTGGACGGCACGCTGCCGCTGCAGACCGGTCTGCTGGTGCTGATCCTGGCGCCGGAGGTCTACTTCCCGCTGCGCCAGGTCGGCGCGCTCTACCACTCCAGCGTCGAGGGCCTGGCCGCCGCGGACCAGATCTTCACCGTGCTGGAGACCCCGCTGCCGCCCGCCGGGACGGTGCCGGCTCCGCCGCTGGCCGGCGCCGCGCTGAGCATCGAGAAGCTGACGGTCACCCACCATGGTCGCAGCACACCCGCATTGTGCGACCTCACTCTCACCATCCACCCCGGCGAGACACTGGCGCTCACCGGCGCCAGCGGGGCGGGCAAGAGCACGCTGCTCGCGGCCCTGCTCGGCTTCGTCCGCCCCGACGCAGGGGAGGTGCGGATCACGGCGGCCGACGGCTCGTCGTACCGCCTGAACGACCTCGACCCGACCTCCTGGCACGCGCAGATCGCCTGGGTCCCGCAGCGCCCGCACCTCTTCGCCGGCACCATCGCCGACAACGTCCGCCTCGGCTACCCCGACGCAACTGACGCCGAGCTGCGCACAGCCCTGACCGCCGCGCAAGCCCTGGACTTCGTCGACCACCTCCCGCAGGGCCTGGACACCCCCCTCGGCGAGGGCGGCACGGGCCTGTCGGCAGGTCAGCGCCAGCGCCTGGCCCTGGCCCGGGCGCTGCTCGCCACCGATCGCCCGCTGGTGCTGCTGGACGAGCCGACCGCCAACCTGGACGGCGAGAGCGAAGCCGCGGTGGTGGCCGCGGTCCGCGCGCTGGCGGCCGACCCGCGGCGCACTGTGCTCCTTGTGGCTCACAGGCCTGCCCTGCTGGCGGTAGCGGACCGCCACATCGAGCTGAACCTCCGCACCTCCCTTACCCCCCTCACCCCCCTCACCCCCCTCACCCCCCTCACCCCCCTCACCCCCCACCCAAGCGAGAGGGTCGCGCTGCGGGAGGGGGTGGCGGACGGGGTGGTCGCGGAGGGGGGCGTGGTGCGTGATTTTCAGACTGCCGAACGGCGAGACACCACCCCCACACCTCTGCGGCAGTCAGAAAATCATGCAGCCCCCCGCAGCGACCACCCCGGGAGCCACCCCCGCACCCACCCACCCGAGAGCCCCCAAGCCGCCACCACCCCCCGCTTGAGCCTCGCCGTCCTGCTCGGCAGCCTCGCGCTCGGCTGCGCGGTAGCGCTCCTCGCGCTGTCCGGCTGGCTGATCTCCCGCGCCTCGCAGCAGCCCCCCGTGCTCTACCTGATGATGGCCGTCACCTCGGTGCGCGCCCTCGGCGTCGGCCGCAGCGTCTTCCGCTACGCCGAGCGACTCGTCTCGCACGACGCGGTGCTGCGCACGCTCGGCGGCCTGCGCACCACCGTCTACCGCCGACTGGAGCGGCTGGCCCCGAGCGCGCTGCCGGCCTTCCGCCGCGGTGACCTGCTCTCCCGGCTGGTGGCCGACGTCGACTCGCTGCAGGACCGGTACCTACGCTGGCGCCTGCCGGCCGCCGTCGCGCTGACCGTCTCGCTGGCCTCCGCCGCCGCGCTCGCGCTCTTCCTGCCCGCCGCCGGCCTCCTGCTCGGCCTCGGTCTTCTCCTGGCCGGCGCCGCCGTGCCGACCCTGTCGACCCTCCTCGCGGGCCAGGCCGAGCGTCAACAGGCGCCCGCCAGAGGCGCGTTGGCCACCGCCGTGGTCGACACCTGCACCGGCACCGCCGAGCTCACGGTGGCCGGCGCGCTGCCCGCGCGGCTCGGCGCCGTCCGGGCCGCCGACGCGCGGCTGACGGCGCTGGCCTCCCGGTCGGCGGCCACCGCGGCGCTCGGCGCGGGGCTGACCGCGCTGCTCACCGGCCTCACCGTGGCGGCGTGCGCCGCCGTCGGCGTGCACGGCGTCAGCAGCGGTTCGCTCTCCGGCCTCTGCCTGGCGGTGGTGATCCTCACCCCGCTGGCTGCCTTCGAGGCGGTGGCCGGGATGCCGGTGGCCGTGCAGTTCCGCGAGCGCAGCCGGGCCGCCGCCCGGCGGCTCACCGAGGTGCTCGACACCCCGGAGCCGGTGACCGAGCCGACCTCCCCGGCCGCGCCGCCGCAGGATCCGTTCCCGCTGTCCGTGCGCGGCCTGCGGGCCCGCTGGCCCGGCCGTTCGGCGTACGCGCTGGACGGCATCGACCTCGACCTCGCCGCCGGTCGCCGGATCGCGGTGGTCGGCCCCTCGGGCTCCGGCAAGACCACGCTCGCGCACGTCCTGCTGCGCCTGCTCGACCAGCAGAGCGGCAGCGTCCGGCTCGCCGCCGATCGTCCACAGGCTGTGGATACCAGGATGCTGGACGGCGACGACGTGCGCCGGGCGATCGGCCTGTGCGCCCAGGACGCGCACGTCTTCGACAGCTCGCTGCGGGAGAACCTGCGCCTGGCCCGGCCCGGCTGCTCGGACCTGGAACTGCGCGCGGCGCTGGCCGAGGCCCGGCTGCTCGACTGGGTGGACACCCTGCCCGAGGGCCTGGACACCATGGTCGGCGAGCACGGTGACCGGCTCTCCGGCGGCCAGCGCCAGCGCCTGGCGCTGGCCCGGGCGCTGCTCGCCGACTTCCCGCTGCTGATCCTGGACGAGCCGGCCGAGCACCTCGACCTGCCGACCGCGGACGCCCTCACCGCCGACCTGCTGGCCGCCACCGCCGGCCGCGGCACCCTGCTGATCACCCACCGGCTGGCCGGCCTGGCCACCGCCGGGGTGGACGAGATCGTGGTGCTGGACGGCGGCCGGATCGTCGAGCGTGGCGGCTGGGCGGAGCTGACAGCGCGCGAGGGCGGCCGGTTGCGCGAGCTGTGGGATCGCGAATGCCGATCCGAGGGCGCGCAGGTGGCCCGTCGCGAGCCCGTCCAAATCGGAGCAAACTAGGCTCAAACCATGGCGACCACATCGGATGAGGAACCCGCACCGCACCGGGTCCCCGAGATCTCCTCGCTCGGCCTGGACACCCTGGTCACCGAGGTGGCGGAGCGGCTGCAGTCCGCCGCGGCCGTCACCGACCGGATGCAGCGGCTGCTCGAGGCCGTCGTCTCGGTCGGCGCGGGCCTGGACCTGCACGCCACCCTGGAGCGGATCGCCTCCGGCGCCGCCGAGCTGGTGGACGCGCGCTACGCCGCGCTCGGGGTGATCTCGTCGAACGGCAGCGGGCTGTCCGACTTCATCCACGTCGGCATCGACGAGGCGACCGCCGCGGCGATCGGCGACCTCCCCTCGGGCCGCGGCATCCTGGGCGCGCTGATCGACCGCCCCGAGCCACTGCATCTGGACGACCTGGCGAGTGACCCGCGCTCGACCGGCTTCCCGCCGCACCACCCGTCGATGAAGTCCTTCCTCGGCGAGCCGATCCGGGTGCGCGACGAGGTCTTCGGCAACCTCTACCTGACGGAGAAGCAGGGCGGCGGCGGCTTCACGCCCGAGGACGCCCAGGTGGTGCACGCGCTGGCGGCCGCCGCCGGTGTGGCGATCGAGAACTCCCGGCTCTACGAGGCGGGCCTGCGCCGCGAGCGCTGGATCGCCGGCGCCGCCGCCGTCACCACCGCGCTGCTCTCCAGCGACGAGGCGCACACCGCGCTCGCGGTGGCGGCCGAGCAGGTGCGCGAACTGGCGGACGCCGCACTGGGGTTCATCGTGCTGCCGACCGCCGACGGCGGCCTGCGGATCGCGCACGCCTCGGGCGAGGCCGCCGAGTTCGTGGCCGGCGAGCTGGTGCCGGTGACCGACTATGTGAGCCGACTGCTGGCGGGCGAGAGCATCTTCGTCGAGGACCTCTCCTGCGAACCGCTGCTGGACCTGCGGATCGCCCGCGACTTCGGCCCCGCGATGGCGCTGCCGATGATCGCGGCCGGCCGGGTGCTCGGCGGGCTCTGCATCTGGCGGCCGCTGGGCGGGCGGCCGTTCAGCGACGCCGAGAAGCAGCTCGCGCAGACCTTCGCCTCGCAGGCCGCGCTCGCCCTGCGGCTCGCCGAGGGCCAGCGCGACCAGCAGCGGTTGGCGGTCTTCCAGGACCGCGACCGGATCGCCCGCGACCTGCACGATCTGGTGATCCAGCGGCTCTTCGCCACCGGGATGATGTTGGAGAGCGCCGCCCGGCGGGCCGTGGCGCCCGGGGTGAAGGAGCGCCTTGACACCGCGGTCGACGAGCTGGACGCCACCATCCAGGAGGTCCGCACCACCATCTACGCCCTCCAGCACGACGACCACGGCGACGAGCCGGACACCGTGCGCACCCGGGTGCTGCGCGAGGGCAGCCAGGCCGCCGCAGCGCTCGGCTTCAAGCCCTCGGTCACCTTCACCGGCCCGGTGGAGAATCTGATCAACGATCAGATCGCCCGTCAACTCCTGGCCGCGCTACGGGAGATGCTGTCCAATGTGGCGCGCCACGCGCGGGCCTCGCGGGTCGGTGTGGAGGTCGATGCCACCGTCCGACTGGACGACCACGGGCGCCCGGTCCCCGGTGACCCCGAGGCGCCCGTCCGGGCCGGTCGGCCAGGGGTGCTGCTCAGCGTCACCGACGACGGTGTGGGCATCCCCGAGGGCGGGCGCCGCAGCGGACTGGCCAACCTGCGCCGCCGCGCGGAGAACCTCGGCGGCGACGCCTGGCACGAGCCGGGCCCCGACCGCCGCGGCACCCGGGTGCGCTGGTCGGCCCGGCTCTGAGCCTCGGCCCGGCGGCTCAGTGGTTCAGCACAGTCGCCAGGATGCCGCCGCCGAGCAGGACCGCCAGCAGCAGCGCGGCCCACGGATTGCCGAGGTTGACGCTCCACCCCACGCCGAAGCGCTTGGGCACGAAGAACGCCGGATCCTCGCGGTTGACGTAGAACAGCCCGGCCCGCCAGTAGCGATCGTCGTCCTGGTGGACGGCGCCGGTGTCCGGGCCGGCGGGGGCCGCGATCCGGCTGCCGCTCTGCCCGGTCACCACCGCGACGGCGATCACCCCGAGGGTGCCGAGCAGCACCGGCAGCAGCAGCGGGAGCGCGGCCATCGTGTGGTCACCGTGCCAGATCCCCCAGGCGGCCACCAGCAGGGTCAGATCGGCGCAGGCGGTCAGCAGCAGGACCGAGGCCGCCATCCGCACGACGAAGCGGCG
This genomic window contains:
- a CDS encoding cytochrome ubiquinol oxidase subunit I, whose translation is MELSVAHETIARWQFGVTTVYHFLFVPLTISLAALVAGLETAWVRTGKEKYFHATKFWGKLFLINIAMGVVTGIVQEFQFGMNWSDYSRFVGDVFGAPLAMEALIAFFFESTFIGLWIFGWDKLPKKIHCACIWMVALGTVLSAYFILAANSWMQHPSGYTIDPVTKKAQLTDITKVLFQDTTLVVVFHTLTAAFLTGAAFMVGIASYHLWKAKRRPEAADGRKTAAMRTSLRVGLVLAVVAGLGTAISGDSLAKVMFEQQPMKMASAEALWDTQAPAPFSIFAVGNVNQGHNSVELEVPGILSFLAKSDFSSPVPGINDTAAAEAAKYGGKPADYIPNIFVTYWGFRLMIGFGMTSFMAGLIGLWTTRQRRFLAPEYRTAEDEVPRLMLTPRRELSPLLTRWSWRIGILTMGFPLIANSFGWIFTEMGRQPWAVFGLMTTADAVSPNVSVTTQVIAFSTFTALYAVLAVIEVKLLAKYAKAGIDLTERPPAKDPTLRGPSSDEDADKPLAFAY
- the cydB gene encoding cytochrome d ubiquinol oxidase subunit II — protein: MQLHDIWFVLIAVLWIGYFFLEGFDFGIGVLTKLLARDRAERRVLINTIGPVWDGNEVWLLTAGGATFAAFPDWYATLFSGFYLPLLMILVCLIVRGVAFEYRHKRSEERWQRSWEHAIFWTSLLPAFLWGVAFANITHGVAIDQQKNYTGSFWDLLNPYALLGGLVTLSLFTFHGAVFAALKTVGDIRSRARALALRLGLLTAFLALAFLTWTQLHHGTGWSLAALAVAVLALLGALVANQLAREGWAFVLSGLTIVAAVAMFFLSLFPDVMPSTLDPAFSLTVTNASSSPYTLKLMTIVAAVFTPLVLLYQGWTYWVFRKRIGVQHIPSGEHTEPVEPAAPVTGA
- a CDS encoding Uma2 family endonuclease, which gives rise to MTALALEEITVDLDQALWQVWKSMDVPEGFRAEIIEGAIEMSPTGGSRHGKINQRVALVLHDFLRGSGYAPGQDFNVIDGLKVWIPDVLVGPADVDEIDHPDGLGLLASGIGLVVETVSPGGDARQRDHVRKRRAYAQAGIPVYVIIDDYDDGGAVTVLSGPDRSRGDYASSVRTPYGAEALVPEGPAKGFVIGPAITGDPLDKRA
- a CDS encoding GAF domain-containing protein, whose product is MATTSDEEPAPHRVPEISSLGLDTLVTEVAERLQSAAAVTDRMQRLLEAVVSVGAGLDLHATLERIASGAAELVDARYAALGVISSNGSGLSDFIHVGIDEATAAAIGDLPSGRGILGALIDRPEPLHLDDLASDPRSTGFPPHHPSMKSFLGEPIRVRDEVFGNLYLTEKQGGGGFTPEDAQVVHALAAAAGVAIENSRLYEAGLRRERWIAGAAAVTTALLSSDEAHTALAVAAEQVRELADAALGFIVLPTADGGLRIAHASGEAAEFVAGELVPVTDYVSRLLAGESIFVEDLSCEPLLDLRIARDFGPAMALPMIAAGRVLGGLCIWRPLGGRPFSDAEKQLAQTFASQAALALRLAEGQRDQQRLAVFQDRDRIARDLHDLVIQRLFATGMMLESAARRAVAPGVKERLDTAVDELDATIQEVRTTIYALQHDDHGDEPDTVRTRVLREGSQAAAALGFKPSVTFTGPVENLINDQIARQLLAALREMLSNVARHARASRVGVEVDATVRLDDHGRPVPGDPEAPVRAGRPGVLLSVTDDGVGIPEGGRRSGLANLRRRAENLGGDAWHEPGPDRRGTRVRWSARL
- the cydD gene encoding thiol reductant ABC exporter subunit CydD, with protein sequence MKPVDPRLLSYARTTRAFLAGSVLLGALGAVLVLCQATLIAEITVRCFQHGQGIDQLRTPLLLLAATAVGRAAVAWLTELTAHRSVARVKSVLRRRLLDHATALGPGYLSSRRTGELTTLATRGVDALDDYFARYLPQLALAVAVPVVLLARILGADWISAAIIAGTLPLIPGFMILIGLATQSRMDSQWQALSRLSHHFLDVVGGLPTLKIFNRAKAQAETIARITDEYRRATLRTLRIAFVSSFALELLSTISVALVAVSIGFRLVDGTLPLQTGLLVLILAPEVYFPLRQVGALYHSSVEGLAAADQIFTVLETPLPPAGTVPAPPLAGAALSIEKLTVTHHGRSTPALCDLTLTIHPGETLALTGASGAGKSTLLAALLGFVRPDAGEVRITAADGSSYRLNDLDPTSWHAQIAWVPQRPHLFAGTIADNVRLGYPDATDAELRTALTAAQALDFVDHLPQGLDTPLGEGGTGLSAGQRQRLALARALLATDRPLVLLDEPTANLDGESEAAVVAAVRALAADPRRTVLLVAHRPALLAVADRHIELNLRTSLTPLTPLTPLTPLTPLTPHPSERVALREGVADGVVAEGGVVRDFQTAERRDTTPTPLRQSENHAAPRSDHPGSHPRTHPPESPQAATTPRLSLAVLLGSLALGCAVALLALSGWLISRASQQPPVLYLMMAVTSVRALGVGRSVFRYAERLVSHDAVLRTLGGLRTTVYRRLERLAPSALPAFRRGDLLSRLVADVDSLQDRYLRWRLPAAVALTVSLASAAALALFLPAAGLLLGLGLLLAGAAVPTLSTLLAGQAERQQAPARGALATAVVDTCTGTAELTVAGALPARLGAVRAADARLTALASRSAATAALGAGLTALLTGLTVAACAAVGVHGVSSGSLSGLCLAVVILTPLAAFEAVAGMPVAVQFRERSRAAARRLTEVLDTPEPVTEPTSPAAPPQDPFPLSVRGLRARWPGRSAYALDGIDLDLAAGRRIAVVGPSGSGKTTLAHVLLRLLDQQSGSVRLAADRPQAVDTRMLDGDDVRRAIGLCAQDAHVFDSSLRENLRLARPGCSDLELRAALAEARLLDWVDTLPEGLDTMVGEHGDRLSGGQRQRLALARALLADFPLLILDEPAEHLDLPTADALTADLLAATAGRGTLLITHRLAGLATAGVDEIVVLDGGRIVERGGWAELTAREGGRLRELWDRECRSEGAQVARREPVQIGAN